A single Anatilimnocola floriformis DNA region contains:
- the cas7c gene encoding type I-C CRISPR-associated protein Cas7/Csd2, whose translation MSNEANGNALKNRYDLVYFFDITDGNPNGDPDAGNLPRLDAETGQGLVTDVCLKRKVRNFIGLVKSEAENYDIYVKEKAILNQQHERAYAALKIDPKKRTAKGKDKAEEDRKLTQWMCNNFFDVRTFGAVMTTEVNTGQVRGPVQFGIARSLHRIVSQEHSVTRCAVTTEREAEKQDGGNRTMGRKFSVPYALYRVHAFISANLASGKNGTGFSGEDLELFKRSLNEMFEHDKSAARANMRPVACIAFKHNDACGNGRADQLFSRVSCLPKPGVQPLPDQTPNGDGEGRPPRSFADYELTIEESGMPAGVSVERWIDWK comes from the coding sequence ATGAGTAATGAAGCCAACGGAAACGCGCTGAAGAACCGCTACGACCTCGTCTATTTCTTCGACATTACCGATGGCAACCCCAACGGCGATCCTGATGCCGGCAACTTGCCGCGGCTAGATGCCGAAACCGGCCAGGGCTTGGTGACCGATGTCTGCCTCAAGCGCAAAGTCCGCAACTTCATCGGGCTCGTCAAATCAGAGGCGGAGAACTACGACATCTACGTCAAGGAAAAAGCCATCCTCAATCAGCAACACGAGCGGGCCTATGCCGCACTGAAGATCGATCCCAAGAAGCGAACCGCCAAGGGAAAGGACAAAGCCGAAGAAGATCGCAAGCTGACGCAGTGGATGTGCAACAACTTCTTCGATGTTCGCACCTTTGGCGCCGTCATGACAACCGAAGTGAACACCGGCCAAGTTCGCGGGCCCGTGCAATTTGGCATTGCTCGCTCGTTGCATCGCATCGTGAGTCAGGAGCACTCGGTCACGCGCTGTGCGGTGACCACCGAGCGCGAAGCCGAGAAACAGGATGGCGGCAACCGCACGATGGGCCGCAAATTCTCGGTCCCTTACGCGCTTTACCGTGTGCATGCCTTCATCAGTGCCAATCTTGCTAGTGGGAAAAACGGCACGGGATTTTCAGGTGAGGATTTGGAGCTCTTCAAACGCTCACTCAATGAAATGTTCGAGCACGACAAATCGGCCGCGCGGGCCAACATGCGGCCGGTGGCCTGCATCGCCTTCAAGCACAATGACGCTTGTGGCAACGGCCGAGCCGATCAATTGTTTTCGCGCGTTAGTTGTTTGCCGAAACCAGGCGTCCAGCCCCTTCCCGATCAGACGCCCAACGGTGACGGCGAAGGTCGTCCGCCTCGCTCCTTTGCCGACTATGAGTTGACCATCGAAGAGTCCGGCATGCCCGCGGGCGTGTCGGTCGAACGTTGGATTGATTGGAAGTAG
- the cas4 gene encoding CRISPR-associated protein Cas4 → MPELLPLSALQHLLFCERQAMLIHAEQLWAENRLTVEGQHLHQKAHSSTSGWRNGVYIARGLHLASERLGLVGAADVVELTPPLGDSQVSQPLRLTCAELSRWSILLVEYKRGRAKKDHSDRVQLCAQAICLEEMLQVSIGRGSLFYGEKRRRVEVLFDVELRTRTADAANRLHQLFAAGVTPRARRESKCDSCSLLHLCLPAAAARGNSTSSFVRESFRKHLAAEAPATDPQL, encoded by the coding sequence ATGCCCGAATTGCTCCCGCTATCAGCATTGCAACACCTGCTGTTCTGTGAACGGCAAGCAATGCTGATCCATGCGGAGCAATTGTGGGCTGAGAATCGCCTAACGGTCGAAGGTCAACACCTGCACCAGAAGGCCCACTCATCGACCAGTGGATGGCGGAACGGAGTCTATATTGCTCGCGGCTTGCACCTGGCATCCGAGCGGTTGGGCTTGGTGGGAGCGGCCGATGTCGTTGAGCTAACTCCTCCGCTTGGCGACTCGCAGGTATCGCAGCCACTTCGTTTGACTTGCGCCGAGCTATCTCGATGGTCAATCTTGCTAGTTGAATACAAGCGTGGTCGTGCTAAGAAAGACCACAGCGACCGAGTACAACTGTGCGCGCAAGCGATATGCCTGGAAGAAATGCTGCAAGTTTCGATCGGCCGAGGATCGCTGTTCTATGGTGAAAAACGCCGGCGTGTCGAAGTGTTGTTCGATGTCGAGTTACGAACTCGGACTGCGGATGCCGCAAATCGCCTGCACCAATTATTCGCGGCGGGAGTGACTCCACGTGCTCGACGCGAGTCCAAGTGTGACTCTTGTTCTTTGTTGCATCTTTGCCTTCCCGCTGCCGCCGCCCGCGGAAACTCCACCTCGTCATTTGTCCGCGAGTCATTTCGCAAACATCTGGCTGCGGAAGCGCCTGCCACCGACCCTCAGCTGTAG